Part of the Roseobacter litoralis Och 149 genome, CTCGATGATCTTTTGCTTTTTCCGGGCTTCGCTCTCTCGCTTTTGTTGTTCATATTTGAACTTGCCGAAATCCATGATCTTACACACGGGCGGGTTGGCATTTGGCGAGATTTCGACCAGATCCAGCCCGGCGTCATTCGCCATTTCCATGGCACGTTCGGGTGTGACAACGCCGACGTTTTCACCTTCGGCCCCGATCAGTCTGATATCTGACCCTCGGATTTTTTCGTTCACGCGTGGACCGGTTTCCCGTTGCGGCGGCGCGTTGTGTGGTCTGCGAGCGATGATGTTCTTCCTTCAATTGTTCAACGAAACTGCGCTCATAAATTAGACGCAGGTCGGTGCTACTTCAAGCTGCAAATGCAGGACAAGTGGATGAAAAGCGACCTGAGTTCGCTTAGCATCTCGCTTTGATGTTGCAAACCCACTTTTTAGGTCGGCGAGCGCTGTCACCCCCGGACCGTCCGTTTTTGGCTGGCTGACATCGACAGACAGCTTGGATAGTCAGTCAAGAAAGGCTTTCTCAACCACATATTGCGCTGGTTTCGAATTTGCCCCTTCTTCAAGGCCATAGCCTTCGAGCAGGTCTTTAATTTCCAGATTGAACGCAAGGTTGCCGCATACCATGGCACGATCCGTCTCTGGGGACATCGGGGAAACCCCGAGGTCCGCAAAGACATCGCCCGAGCGCATCAGGTCGGTGATGCGCCCCATCTTCGGGCTTTCTTCGCGGGTGGTTGTCGGATAATAGCGCAATTTCTTGAGGTAATCTTCGCCGATCAACTCGTTCAGTAATTCATCGGCTTTGATGCTCTCGATCAGATCGGCACCATATTGCAGTTCGCCGACTTCGCGGCAGGTGTGGGTGATGATGACCTCGTCATAATCTTCATAGGTCTGCGGGTCGCGCAAAAGCGACGCAAAGGGGGCAAAGCCGGTGCCGGTGGCAAAGAACCAGATACGTTTGCCGGGCAGCAAGGCATCATGCACCAAAGTGCCGACTGGTTTGGGACGCAGGATGATCTCGTCACCGACCTGAATGTGCTGCAACCGTGAGGTCAGCGGGCCGTCTTGCACCTTGATGGAGTAGAACTCCAACTCATCGTCCCAAGACGGGGAGGCGATCGAATAGGCCCGCATCAAAGGCTTTTGTTTGCCGGTCTTGGGGTCAGGGTCGCCCATCAGGCCGATCATCACAAACTCGCCGGACCGGAACCGCAATGACGCAGGGCGCGTCACGCGAAATGAAAACAGGCGGTCTGTATAGTGCTGCACAGCGGTCACGGTTTGCGCGTCGGGCAGGGTGGGGACTTTGGTGGCAGTTTCTTTGTTCACGGTAGCTTGCTCAGTCATAAATATGTCAAGGCAGGCTTACACCTGCCGCACCTTTTTAGAAAGTGTTTTCGGAATATTGAAGCAGGACGCTTTGCCGCGTTACCCGGTGGCTGTACCGCGCAGACGGTTTTGATAGTCATGCGCCTGCCAGTTGGCACGGAACTGCCATTGCTCTTCAGGTTGGCGTTTTGCAAGGTTTGCGTCAATCTCGACCTCATCAAAGCCGGCACGCCGCGCCATCGCATATTGATCCGCGAGCACATGTCCACGCGCCCGCAGCCGCCCGGTGTAGCCGCGCAGACGCAAGGCGCGCGCAATCGTAAAACCGCGCCCGTCCGCCGAGGAGGGAAAATCAATGCGCACCATGTGAAGGCCGTCACAAATCGGGATCTGGTTTGGATCTGCATCCGAGGGCACATCCAGCGCTTCGGCGTCATTGGCGGCACCAAGAGCCACAAAACCCTCGGTCCAGTCGTCCGAGGCAAAGCCGGTATCAGTCACGATGACAGTCATATCATATCTCCTTGGCGGACCGCTTTGCCGTTCACAAAATGGATACCGCATTCGTCTTTTTCGGTGTTGCGCCAGCGTCCGGCGCGCGCGTCTTCGCCGCTGCGTACCGGTGAAGTACAGGGCGCACAACCGATGGATGGGTAGCCTTGCGCGACCAGCGGGTGCCGGGGCAAACGGTTTTCAGCAATGTAATCGGCCACGTCCCCGGCTTGCCAATAGGCGAGCGGGTTCACCTTGATGCGGCCGGTCTCCGCCTCGATCTCGAAATGTTCAAGTGCTGCACGTTGGCCGGATTGATAGCGTTTGCGCCCGGTGATCCAGCCATTGCTGCCGGCCAACGCCTTTTGCAACGGTTCGGTTTTGCGCAAGGCACAGCATCCGTCCGGGTCATGCAGGTGCATCGTGCCAGTTGGGTCGCGTTGCGCGATATCGGCGCTGCGCACAATCCGCAGGTTGCGCAGGCCTAAACGCTCCGCAAGTTCCTGCTGATAGACCAGCGTCTGCGTGAACAGCATTTCTGTGTCCACAAAGATCACCGGTATGTTGCGATCCACCATGGAGGCCAGATGCAACAAGGCCACCGATTCCGCCCCAAAGCTCGACACGAGGCTGAGCGGTGTGATTTCGGCCAGAGCCACCCGCAAGACATCCACCGCCCCATGATGGCGCATGCGCGTGTTCAAATCCTGCACAAGCGTCTGCAGGCCATCGGCAAGGTCGGTGCGCTGGTCTAATGGCTGCGCCTCATCAAGCGGCATCAGCCTGCACCTCTGGGTAAAGGGCCGCTTTGAAAGGGGCGAGACCGATGCGGCGATAGGTTTCGAGGAAGGTTTCCTCGGGTGCGTGGCGCAATTCAAGATAGGCCATCACGATCCGCTCGACCGCGGAGGTGATCTCTTCGGCCGAGAAACCGGGGCCTGCACGCTCGCCGATTGTCGCGTCCTCTGATCCGTCGCCACCCAGCGTGATCTGATAGTTTTCGACCCCTGCACGATCAAGGCCCAGAATGCCAATATGGCCCACATGGTGATGGCCGCAGGCATTGATGCAGCCCGATATCTTGATCTTGAGCGGTCCAATGTCATGCTCAAGCTTGAGGTCATCAAACCGGGTCGCGATTTCTTGCGCAATCGGGATCGAACGGGCCGTGGCCAGCGCGCAATAATCCATCCCCGGGCAGGCGATGATGTCCGAAATCAGCCCGATGTTAGCCGTGGCCAACTGCGCCTCTTTCAGCCGTGCATGCAGTGCGGGCAGGTCGGATTTATGCACATGCGGCAGGATGACGTTCTGTTCATGACTGATGCGCAATTCGTCATGCCCATAGTCCCGCGCGAGATCTGCCATGACACGCATCTGTGCTGACGTGGCATCGCCGGGTGTGGCGGCATGTGCCTTGAGGCTGATCGAAACAATCGCATACCCCGGCGCGCGGTGGTCCGTCAGGTTGGTGTCGGCCCAAGACCGGAAGACCGGATCGTTGGTATAGGCCGCTTCGAACGCCGCCAGAGACTGTGTTTTGAACTTTGGTGCTGCGAAATCCGCCTCGATCCCGGCCAGAAGCTGCTGGTCAATACCACCAAATTGCGGACGGATCAGTGCATAGCGCTCTTCGACCCGCGCGCGGAAATCATCGATGCCGTTTTCATGGACCGTGATCTTGATGCGCGCTTTGTATTTGTTATCACGCCGTCCCAGCAGGTTGTAGACGCTTACAATGGCTTCGAGATAGGGCAGCAGGTCTTCGCGCGGCAGGAAATCCTTGAGCACTTTGCCGATCATCGGTGTGCGCCCAAGGCCGCCCCCGACGATAACTTCGAACCCGGCCACGCCGTCGCGTTCCAGCATGCGCAACCCGATGTCATGCGCCTTGGTCACTGCGCGGTCATTGGGGGATCCGGTCACGGCGACTTTGAATTTGCGGGGCAGGAACTGGAATTCCGGATGGTCGGTGGACCATTGCCGGATCAGCTCAGCAACCGGGCGCGGGTCAGCAATTTCGTCTGCTGCGGCCCCGGCGAAATGATCTGCCGTCACGTTTCGAATGGTGTTACCGGACGTCTGAATGGCATGCATCTGCACCTCGGCAAGCGCGTCCAGCATGTCCGGTATGTCGCGCAATTCAGGCCAGTTGTACTGGATGTTCTGCCGCGTGGTGAAATGGCCGTAGCCCTTGTCCCAGCGGTCCGCAATATCTGCCAGCTTGTCCATCTGACGCCCGTTCAGCGTACCATAGGGAATGGCGACCCGCAGCATATAGGCGTGCAGTTGCAGATAGAGCCCGTTCATCAGGCGCAGGGGTTTGAACTCATCTTCGGTAAGCGATCCGTCAATGCGACGCTCCACCTGCGCGCGGAACTGCGCGTTGCGCTCCTTGATGAAGGCACTGTCAAAATCGGTATAGCTATACATTGCTCAATCCTTCTTGCTTGCCATGGGCATAGTTGGAGGGGCCGCGTGCGCGGAAATCTTCGCGAAAATGGATGGGCTTTGGGGTGTCCTCGTTGGGATCGATGTCCGCCAAATAAGCGCCGACCACCACTGAGTTTTGTTGGGCGGCATCAATCAGGCGGAGGTCTGCATCCGCTTCGTCCGTCAGAACTTCGGCCTCGGCCAGATCGCGTGTCCAGCCGGTGGCCGTCTGATAGATTACGTCGCCTTTCAGCAAGTGATTTGCGGTGACGACTTTGGGATTGAACGCTTTGGGCATCAGAGCGCCTCCTGTGCATGTGCGGGCGGGGTGTGAGAAATCAGCGAGGGTGCAAGATCCGTCACCGCAGTGGCTGCCTTGCGTTTGGACAATCCATAAAATGTCAGGGCAGGGCCGGACATTTCTGCGGCCGACAGGGCGGCGGGCAGTGCATCCAGCGTCGTTTCAACGATCCGCTGATCGGGGCGGGATGCGTTCTCAACCAAAGTGACAGGGGTGTGGCGGTCTGCGCCGTGCATGATCAGCCGACCCTGCATGAAGCGCGCAGACTTCTTGCCCATGTAAATCGCGGCTACTTCGCCGGGGCGGGCCAAAGCAGCCCAGTCGTGATCAGCAAACCCGGCAATGTTGTGCCCGGTGAGAAATCGCACCGAAGAATTGCGCCCGCGTTTGGTGAGGCTCTGACCGATGGCGGCCACGGCTGCCGAGGCTGCGGTGATACCGGGCACGATCTCCCAGCTGATATGATGCGCATCAACCGCGTCAATCTCTTCGTCCAGCCGCCCAAACACGGTGGCATCGCCGGATTTGAGGCGGACAACCTGCGCCCCGGTCCGCGCGTGCTTCACCAGCAGCGCGTTAATGTCCTCTTGCGGGGTGGAGGGGCCGAAACCTTCCTTGCCCGCATCAATCATGATGGCTTCCCGGCGGGCCAGCTCAAGAATGGGCTGACTGATCAGGCGGTCATAGATCACCACATCCGCTTCATCGAGAGCGCGTTGCGCCTTAATGGTCAGCAGGTCGGGATCGCCGGGACCGGCACCAATGAAATGCACATGACCGGGGCGCGCCTTGCGGTTCAGATGATCGGCAAGCAGGCCGTCCAAGCCATGGCGAACAGCAACCTCGCCTTGTTTGATCGTTTCGGGGCCGGTTTCAAAGTAAAACGCGCGCCAGAAATCCCTGCGTGGGCGGCCAAAGGGGAGTGCATCTGCCGCTTTGCGAAAGGATTTGCCGATTTTTGCCAGCGACCCCAGGGAGACGGGCAGGCGGCTTTCCAGATCCGCCTTGATGGCGCGGGCCAGAACGGGGGCGGCGCCTTCAGTGCCGATGGCGATGGTGACGGGATCCCGGTCGACAATCGCCGGCGTGATGAACTGGCTGTCCTGCAGATTATCCACGATATTGACCAGTGCACCGTCAGCCCGCGCGATGGCCGATGTGCGCGCATCTTCTGCGTTATCTTCGTCCGCGGCATAAAACAACGCGGCACAGAGGGTATCACCAGGAGCCAGAGCCCGGCGGTTCAGCGTCAGCTTTCCTTCCTCCTCCCATTTTTGGATTTCCGGGGCGGCCGTCTCGGCAAACACAGTGATGTGTCCGGTGGTTTTGAGCAGCAGCCGCAGTTTTGCTAAAGCAGCCTCGCCACCGCCCGAAACCACGATGCGTCGGCCGTGCACGCGGAGAAAAACAGGAAAATGATCCATATTGATACCTCAAAGTTCTTACCCTCAATATAGAATAAAATTCCAAATATGCGCCATATAGGATGCTTGAAAAGAACGAATGTTCTCTTTATGCTGTGTGGGAGAACAGTGAAACACAATGGGGCGTGTATTTGGAATGTCAGTTCGGATTGATGAGACAGACCGGAAAATTCTTGGAGCGCTCCAGCAGGATGCGAGCCAGTCTCTGGATGAAATCGCGGCAAAAGTCGGGTCTTCAAAGACACCGGTGTGGAACCGGATTCGCAAGTTGCGGGAGGCGGGGGTCATTGGCCAGCAAACGGTCGTGCTTGATGCGGAAGCGCTGGGGTTTGAGGCGTGCTTTTTCGTGCTGATCCGCACGTCGGAACATGAGGCGGAGTGGCAGGCGGCGTTTCTGAAAGCGTTGCGCGAACGGCCAGAGGTGCAGGAGGCGCATCGGCTGGCAGGAGATATCGATTATATCCTGAAAGTAAGAGTAAAGAATGCGCGCGCCTATGATGCCTTTTATCAGGCGCTGATCTCGGAGGTGCGCGTCCACAATGTAACGGCGCTCTTGTCTATGGAAGAGATCAAATCAACCACGATGCTGCCATTGTAACTTGATCCAAGGGCGCGGCTGCGCTGCATTCCATTCTGGGATTTGTAGCGCCGTGAGCCCCTTAGGCGCAATAGGCGGCGTCAGTAGGTGACGTCCAGGCGCTTGAGGCCGTGAAAGTGGTACGCATTGGCAAATTCGGGGGAGCGGCTGAGGGCGAGATGAGGGCAGGCGGCAAAGAGCCGTTGCAGCCCGATTTGAAGTTCAAGCCTTGCCAGCGGTGCACCGACGCAAAAATGCAATCCGCCGCCAAACGCCGCGTGTGCGACGGGCGCACGGAAAGGGTCGAAAACATCCGGGTCCTTGCAAAGGGTCGGATCGCGACCTGCCGCGCCGAGCACCAGAGCGACCTGCTGGCCGCTGCGGATAATATGGCCGCCTATGGTAGTATCTTTGTAACTGTAGCGCGTGAACATGTGCAAAGGTGGGTCAAACCTGAGCACTTCTTCGACCGTTGTGGCGATGTTTTGATCGGTGAGGGCGTAGGCAGGAGTTTCGTGTTCCAGCAAGGCTTTGACGGCGTTTCCCATCGTGTGCACGGTCGCCTCATGTCCGGCATTAAGCAGAAGAATACATGTGCCGATCAATTCGTCCCGGCTGAGCTTTTCACCGTTATCCTCGGCGCGCAACAGCTGGCTGATCAGATCATCTTGTGGGTTACGACGTTTGATGTCGATATAATCGGACAGAAATGCGGTGAATTCGATGGCGGCTGCGTTGGCCGCTTGTTCGGTCTGCAGTGTGCGCCCGGCCTGATACATGGCCACCATCGCATTGGACCACCGCAGTAAATCACCGCTGATGTCTTCGGGTACGCCCAACAGCCGAGCAATGATGCGCACGGGCAGAGCCGTGCAAAACGCCGGAATCAGGTCACATCCATGCCGGGGCAGTGCAGCGATCAATGTGTCGCATATGTCATGAATATCAGGCGCCAACGCTTTGATTTTACGAGAGGTGAAGGCGCGCAGCACAAGGCCGCGCAACCGGGTGTGATCCGGGGGTTCCAGATCAAGCATGGACACAGCTTCCACAGCGTTGAACGCAGCAAGATGCGGGCGTAGCGGCTCGATCTGATCGGCTGGGGTCGCGCGCCCAAAACCACGGTCCCGCAACACCGACTGCACGTTGGCCGCATCAAAGATTGCTGGCATTTCATAGTCCTGCCAGTAGCGGATCGTGTCCCCGGTGAAAACTTCTGCGTAAAGCGCATAGGGGTTTTGCACAAAGGTGGGGTCCAGCGGGGATTGGATAAGGTGTTGCATATCCGTCTTTAAGGCCAGTTGACAGTGTATGGGAAAGGGGGACTGCGCCGGATTTCAACTTTGGTGGTTTGCCGGTGCGTCCGATCCGATGAAAATCAACTATCCGACAGCGCTTGTATGATCGGAGAAAAATCCTGCGCCGTCAGGCTTGCGCCACCGACCAGCGCCCCGTTCACATGTTCCAACGCGAAAATACCGGCGGCGTTGGCCGGCTTGACCGATCCGCCATAGAGTAGGGGAACTGCGGCCCCGGTTTGGCCCAAGGCGTCAATCAGGTTTGCACGCAGGGCTTGGTGCACCTCGGCAATCTCATCCATCGTGGGGATTTTGCCGGTGCCGATGGCCCAGATCGGTTCATAGGCGACAACGAGCGTATCAGCCTCGCTGTCAGCGGGAACAGACCCTGCCAACTGCGTCAGAATAACGTTCAGCGCATCCCCGGCGTCGCGTTGTGAGAGGCTTTCGCCAAGGCAAACGATGGGGATCAAGCCTGCTGCCTGAGCGGCTGTGGCCTTCGCGCGCGCATCTGTATCGGTTTCGCCATACCCCTCCCGCCGCTCGGAATGGCCAACGATCACATGGCTTGCGCCAATTTCCGCGAACATCCCCGCAGAGATATCGCCAGTATAGGCACCGGTTTCGGCGGAATGGCAGTTTTGCGCCCCAATTTTTAAGGTGCCCTTCGCCGCCTGCGCGACGGCTTGCGACACGAGATGTGCAGGAGGGCAAAGCAAAATGTCACAGTCGGGGCTCGGATGGCTGGTGTTCAACCTGTCGATCATGGACAGGTCCGCGCGTGCGCCGTTCATTTTCCAGTTTCCCGCCGCCAGTTTGCGCTGCATCTTACTCTCCAGATTTGTGATGTCTCTTGCTAGCAGCCCTGATGCAACTGGGCAAACGCTGTTGTGATAATGTGGCGGGTACCTGACCGTTTCATGTCGTTACGGCGGGGGTATGACCCAAAGGCGTGACGCGTAAAATCTGGTGCGCAGAGATGGCCAAAAAGACATATCCGCGCATCATGCGTCAAAAGAAGTGCGATTTAACTTCCCTGCGTTCGGTTTGTTGCCTGAAAAGCCCGGCGCTGACAGGCACGTACCGCCGTTTTCGCGACCGGGCGCGTTGCCCTAGCCGAATTTGATGGATTCACCGCAGCCGCATGCTTCGGTCACGTTTGGGTTTCTGAACTTGAACCCGGACTCCAGCAGGCTGGTTTCATAGTCGATTTCAGTGCCGAAAAGAAACATCTGCGCCATGGGCGCAATCATCACGCGCGCGCCGTCCTGTTCGACCACTTCGTCGTTCGGGTCGGTATCTTCGACGTATTCCATCGTGTATTCCATACCCGCACAACCACCTTTCTTGATGCCAATGCGCAAGCCGGCATGACCCGCAGACTGCATAAGCTTCGCAACTTGCGCGCAGGCTTTCGGGGTCAATGTGACCGGGGGTTTGCCGGGAATACCAAACATAGGACGTCTCCTTTGCGGTTAATCTAGTTGCTTCACGCGTGCGGAACAAGCGGTCGGGCGGGATTTCCTGCGACCGTGACACCCTGCGCAACATTGCGCGTGACAACAGCGCCCGCACCGACAATCGCATCGTCCCCAATCTCAACGCCGGGCAAGATGAGCGCACCGCCGCCAATCCAGACATTTCTACCGATTTTGACGGGCTGGCCAAACTCAAGACCCGCATCACGACTGGCCGCATCTCTGGGGTGGTCTGCCGTCAGGATTTGCACATAGGGTCCGATTTGCGTCATATCACCGATCCGCACCTCGCAGACATCCAGAACGACGCAGCCGTAGTTGAAGAAGACATTGTCGCCCAGATGGATGTTGTAGCCATAATCAGCATAGAAGGGTGTGCGCAGCGCGCAGTTTTCACCCCGACCGCCAAGCCATTCATCCAAGATCGTAATCCGCGTGTCCTGATCTGAAACGGTTGTGGCATTATAGCGACGTTGCAGTTCCTGATTGCGTGCCCGCTCGCGCACCAATTGAGGGTCACCGGGTTGGTAAAACGCACCAGAAATCATCTTGTCTTTTTCGCATGTCATGACAGCGCAGGTCTACATGAACCCGAGTTCAAGACGCGCTTCGTCAGACATCATATCCATGCCCCAAGGGGGTTCCCAGACCAGCTCGACATCGACCTGCTTGATCCCCGGGATCGGCTCCACTGCGTCCGCAACCCATCCCGGCATTTCGCCCGCAACAGGGCAACCCGGAGCGGTGAGGGACATCTTGATCGCAACGGCATTCTCAGGATTGATATCAATCGTGTAAATCAGACCCAGCTCGTAGATATTCACCGGAATTTCGGGATCATAAACGGAGCGGCATGCCTCCACCACCTGCTCATACAAAGGGTGATCCGTCGTTGACGGCGCGATTAGGGGCGCTCCCTCGAGCGGTTCTGGCACGTTGTTCATATCAGGCCTCAATTTTGTTCCTGATCGTTTATATAGGGATTATGGGCTGACCCGTAAAGAGCCAGCGCTGTAGCGGGACATTGATTGTTGTTTGTAGCCGGATGTAGCTGGACATTGATAATTGCAGTGAATGACATTGATAATTGCAGCAAACGTGTTTTGCAAAGGCCGCTTTGAATATACCTTTGAAGAGGGTTCAAACCAGAACCAGTTTCAGGAGTGTCTTGGGGCGGCAATCCACGGAGCCTCCTTGTCGTTCAGGTTGTTGAGCAAAGCAAACTTTGCAAAGTTTCTACATCGGCCCACTGCTGCCTTTCACC contains:
- a CDS encoding DUF2849 domain-containing protein → MPKAFNPKVVTANHLLKGDVIYQTATGWTRDLAEAEVLTDEADADLRLIDAAQQNSVVVGAYLADIDPNEDTPKPIHFREDFRARGPSNYAHGKQEGLSNV
- a CDS encoding DUF934 domain-containing protein — translated: MTVIVTDTGFASDDWTEGFVALGAANDAEALDVPSDADPNQIPICDGLHMVRIDFPSSADGRGFTIARALRLRGYTGRLRARGHVLADQYAMARRAGFDEVEIDANLAKRQPEEQWQFRANWQAHDYQNRLRGTATG
- the cysG gene encoding siroheme synthase CysG; protein product: MDHFPVFLRVHGRRIVVSGGGEAALAKLRLLLKTTGHITVFAETAAPEIQKWEEEGKLTLNRRALAPGDTLCAALFYAADEDNAEDARTSAIARADGALVNIVDNLQDSQFITPAIVDRDPVTIAIGTEGAAPVLARAIKADLESRLPVSLGSLAKIGKSFRKAADALPFGRPRRDFWRAFYFETGPETIKQGEVAVRHGLDGLLADHLNRKARPGHVHFIGAGPGDPDLLTIKAQRALDEADVVIYDRLISQPILELARREAIMIDAGKEGFGPSTPQEDINALLVKHARTGAQVVRLKSGDATVFGRLDEEIDAVDAHHISWEIVPGITAASAAVAAIGQSLTKRGRNSSVRFLTGHNIAGFADHDWAALARPGEVAAIYMGKKSARFMQGRLIMHGADRHTPVTLVENASRPDQRIVETTLDALPAALSAAEMSGPALTFYGLSKRKAATAVTDLAPSLISHTPPAHAQEAL
- a CDS encoding phosphoadenylyl-sulfate reductase codes for the protein MPLDEAQPLDQRTDLADGLQTLVQDLNTRMRHHGAVDVLRVALAEITPLSLVSSFGAESVALLHLASMVDRNIPVIFVDTEMLFTQTLVYQQELAERLGLRNLRIVRSADIAQRDPTGTMHLHDPDGCCALRKTEPLQKALAGSNGWITGRKRYQSGQRAALEHFEIEAETGRIKVNPLAYWQAGDVADYIAENRLPRHPLVAQGYPSIGCAPCTSPVRSGEDARAGRWRNTEKDECGIHFVNGKAVRQGDMI
- a CDS encoding SUF system Fe-S cluster assembly protein, with translation MNNVPEPLEGAPLIAPSTTDHPLYEQVVEACRSVYDPEIPVNIYELGLIYTIDINPENAVAIKMSLTAPGCPVAGEMPGWVADAVEPIPGIKQVDVELVWEPPWGMDMMSDEARLELGFM
- the tpiA gene encoding triose-phosphate isomerase, producing MQRKLAAGNWKMNGARADLSMIDRLNTSHPSPDCDILLCPPAHLVSQAVAQAAKGTLKIGAQNCHSAETGAYTGDISAGMFAEIGASHVIVGHSERREGYGETDTDARAKATAAQAAGLIPIVCLGESLSQRDAGDALNVILTQLAGSVPADSEADTLVVAYEPIWAIGTGKIPTMDEIAEVHQALRANLIDALGQTGAAVPLLYGGSVKPANAAGIFALEHVNGALVGGASLTAQDFSPIIQALSDS
- a CDS encoding nitrite/sulfite reductase → MYSYTDFDSAFIKERNAQFRAQVERRIDGSLTEDEFKPLRLMNGLYLQLHAYMLRVAIPYGTLNGRQMDKLADIADRWDKGYGHFTTRQNIQYNWPELRDIPDMLDALAEVQMHAIQTSGNTIRNVTADHFAGAAADEIADPRPVAELIRQWSTDHPEFQFLPRKFKVAVTGSPNDRAVTKAHDIGLRMLERDGVAGFEVIVGGGLGRTPMIGKVLKDFLPREDLLPYLEAIVSVYNLLGRRDNKYKARIKITVHENGIDDFRARVEERYALIRPQFGGIDQQLLAGIEADFAAPKFKTQSLAAFEAAYTNDPVFRSWADTNLTDHRAPGYAIVSISLKAHAATPGDATSAQMRVMADLARDYGHDELRISHEQNVILPHVHKSDLPALHARLKEAQLATANIGLISDIIACPGMDYCALATARSIPIAQEIATRFDDLKLEHDIGPLKIKISGCINACGHHHVGHIGILGLDRAGVENYQITLGGDGSEDATIGERAGPGFSAEEITSAVERIVMAYLELRHAPEETFLETYRRIGLAPFKAALYPEVQADAA
- a CDS encoding sugar O-acetyltransferase: MTCEKDKMISGAFYQPGDPQLVRERARNQELQRRYNATTVSDQDTRITILDEWLGGRGENCALRTPFYADYGYNIHLGDNVFFNYGCVVLDVCEVRIGDMTQIGPYVQILTADHPRDAASRDAGLEFGQPVKIGRNVWIGGGALILPGVEIGDDAIVGAGAVVTRNVAQGVTVAGNPARPLVPHA
- a CDS encoding cytochrome P450, which encodes MQHLIQSPLDPTFVQNPYALYAEVFTGDTIRYWQDYEMPAIFDAANVQSVLRDRGFGRATPADQIEPLRPHLAAFNAVEAVSMLDLEPPDHTRLRGLVLRAFTSRKIKALAPDIHDICDTLIAALPRHGCDLIPAFCTALPVRIIARLLGVPEDISGDLLRWSNAMVAMYQAGRTLQTEQAANAAAIEFTAFLSDYIDIKRRNPQDDLISQLLRAEDNGEKLSRDELIGTCILLLNAGHEATVHTMGNAVKALLEHETPAYALTDQNIATTVEEVLRFDPPLHMFTRYSYKDTTIGGHIIRSGQQVALVLGAAGRDPTLCKDPDVFDPFRAPVAHAAFGGGLHFCVGAPLARLELQIGLQRLFAACPHLALSRSPEFANAYHFHGLKRLDVTY
- a CDS encoding ferredoxin--NADP reductase is translated as MTEQATVNKETATKVPTLPDAQTVTAVQHYTDRLFSFRVTRPASLRFRSGEFVMIGLMGDPDPKTGKQKPLMRAYSIASPSWDDELEFYSIKVQDGPLTSRLQHIQVGDEIILRPKPVGTLVHDALLPGKRIWFFATGTGFAPFASLLRDPQTYEDYDEVIITHTCREVGELQYGADLIESIKADELLNELIGEDYLKKLRYYPTTTREESPKMGRITDLMRSGDVFADLGVSPMSPETDRAMVCGNLAFNLEIKDLLEGYGLEEGANSKPAQYVVEKAFLD
- a CDS encoding Lrp/AsnC family transcriptional regulator, producing MSVRIDETDRKILGALQQDASQSLDEIAAKVGSSKTPVWNRIRKLREAGVIGQQTVVLDAEALGFEACFFVLIRTSEHEAEWQAAFLKALRERPEVQEAHRLAGDIDYILKVRVKNARAYDAFYQALISEVRVHNVTALLSMEEIKSTTMLPL
- a CDS encoding HesB/IscA family protein; amino-acid sequence: MFGIPGKPPVTLTPKACAQVAKLMQSAGHAGLRIGIKKGGCAGMEYTMEYVEDTDPNDEVVEQDGARVMIAPMAQMFLFGTEIDYETSLLESGFKFRNPNVTEACGCGESIKFG